Part of the Falco biarmicus isolate bFalBia1 chromosome 4, bFalBia1.pri, whole genome shotgun sequence genome, CGGCGGGGCCACGCAGGGCCGGGCAGtgcagcaccaccacccccccctgcgccgccggggccggggccgggccgggcgggggcccCAGCAGGCGCCGGAAGGCCTCGGGGCGCCGCAGCTGCACTGCCAGCCCCGCCGGCGTGTGCCCGCAGCCCCGCACCGGCAGCACCCCCGGGCCGCGCAGTGACGTCACTCCCGCCACGACGTCAGCGGGCACCTGCCGGGCGAGACGGCAGAGTCAGGCCCGTACCGTACCGGGCCCAGCCCGCAGGCCCTGGCCGCGGCCTGACCCACGCCGCCGCGGCCTACCTGCCCCCCGGGGAAGGCGGCGCTCAGCGCGGCCCGCGGCGCCAGGAAGTCCCGGTGCCGCAGGTTGCGGGCGCCACTCTCCTTCACCCACAGCGCGGCGGGCCGACCCAGCGCCCCGTTCAGAGCCCGCAGCGTCGCCGCCACCTCGGGCCTGTCCTCGCCCGCCTCCATGGCCGCCGCTTCCGCCGCTGTCCGCCGGAAGTGACATCACCGGCCCGCTCACACGCCCGCGGTCGCAGGTTGCCGCCATCTTGGGCGCGGCGCGCGGTGCTCCCCGGCGGCCATCTTGGGCGtgggcgggccgggcggggctTGGCCGCCATCTTGGGGGCGGTGGGCGCGGGGCCGCCATGATGTgcgcggcgggcagggccgggccgccATGGTGGGTGCGGCGGGCCGGGGTGCCCGGTGCCTGAGGAGCGCGGTGGGGCTCGGCAGGGTGTGTGCCCCGGCACTGCCGCCCTCCGCAAAGGCCTCTGGGGAGGCCCCAGTCCCTCACCGGCCCCggcacagcctcctgccagcatGGCCTGGCCGCCGGAGGGCCAGCGGTGGCACCCTGAGGGGAGGCTGCGGGGCCAACAACCAGCAGGGCGGAGCGCtgcccccccgcagccctgggctggggaccaggggcagctccagcccggaggggagggggcactGCTCCTCAGCCCCCTCTGGGCTGCTCCTGCCGGTCCCCAGGCGCTAAGGGGGCCCAGAACCGAAGCCACTGGCTGCTGAGCAGAAGCAGGAGCGCCAGAGACTGTGCCAGGGCTGGACAGGCCCAGGCAGCCGCTGCCACTGCACAGGAgacgggctgcccgggcagcaaGTGCAGCTgagtgccagcagctgcccctgggcTGCCGGGAGCCACAGGGCAGCAAGGGGCCCCGTGGGCAGGTTTGGCAGCCCTGGGCCGTGGCGGGCGGGTGGTTTTGGATGGACCAGAAGACCCTGGCTGTGGGCACAGAGTAACTGCCAGGCCCAGGCTTGCCATTTCAGCCTTGCCACCCTTGAGGCGCCCAGGGCTTGGCTAGGGTGTGACAAGATGGTTGAGGAGCCTCACCTGCACTTGTGAGGCAACTGAGCTCTGCACAGCGAAGGACaatgagcagctgtgggtgccctccctgctgtgccctccTCTGAGCCTGCTTGctgccccagctctggctgctctgctggtcCCAGCAGGAAGGATgggtgccaggagctgccctcCTGCCTAGCACATTAGCAAAGCATCCCACTCATCAGCCCCGTGAGGAAGGAGCTGGAAACGATTAGATCGTGCCATTGCGGTCTTGATTACACGTGCAGATCCGAGCTCCTCCACAGCAGTAGCATCTCAAGCATAGATCTGAAAGAGTGGAGGGCCCACAAAGCTGCCTGGCTCCCCGAACAGtgcagacaggcaggcagcGACCGATATGGCTCCCCCTGGGGCTGGAGTAGAAGCCAGCTCTGATCCGGGGACAGGGACGAGGGCCCGGcgtgccccagccccatgccaccAGGCCTGCTCGGTGAGGAGTGCGTATCAGGAAGCGCCAAAACCAcgtcccaccagcagcagggagcatgTGTCCCCGCGGAGCTGGGgacctgcccttcccttcctgtCCCCATgaggctggagggggggggggggcgctctGCCTGCAGGGCCCAAACCGGTTCCTCCAGGGCTTGTGCGCTGGCAGGGCCAGGGCGAGGGCAGATCCTGGCAGCACAGCTCATCGCGTGGCCTCTgccagaaacacagcaaatcGTCCTGGGGCTCCGTGGGCTCTAAAGCCCAGGGGCTACAGCCCCCAGCCTTGGCAAACCCGCAGCCCTGGGTGTCCCCCGCAGCGTTGCGGGGCCGTGCCATGGCGGGGTGCTCCCTGCACCACCCACAGCCAAGAGGTGATCTGAGAATCCTGCTCACACCAGACCAACTGCTGACTgtctgcagggcaggagccacCCACGACCCCTGCCCAGCTGGCCAGAGGGGACGCGCCGGCACGGGCTGGGAGCACACTCCAACCTCGTGTCACCACTTGGGGTGGGGTCCAAGGCTGGATCCGTCCCCATCCCCAGAGTGCCGGGGGTCCCCACAGGCAGCCCACACGAGGCCTGGCAGCACAGTGGCCCGGGGGAGGGGGTGCTCTCGGAAAGAGCTTTGGACAGACACGACATCCCCGATGGCTCTCTGGCTGCCTGCTCAGCGGGAGTGATCGTGTCATTCCAAAGCTGTCTCTCTCTAGGGGACGGATCCTGCCCGGGCACTGCTCacccctgccagcactgggggGCCGCCGGGCACCAGGGAGAGCGTGGCGCGGGCCGGAGGCAGCAGGAAGCACATACAGCATCTCGTGACCAGCACCACTCTGGTGAAGGTGGCCACATCCACGCCAGCTGCCGCTCGGCACGCTCGCCCAGGCGGTTAGTCCCCAGGAAGCAAGCTGCTATTTTTAGCCGTCAGGGGCACGAGAGCAGCAgagagcccccagccccggcgtGGAGGTCTGAGCTGCGAGGCTGGGCGCCAGTGACCCCCATCCCGACACCCCCCTTCTCCCAGCGTGGCCCCCATGCGCTGCCCTGGCCccacagaggggctggagcgggGCAGGCGGCTCTCGCCCCTGGCCcagcgcggggcggcgggcagcggggtgCAGGGGCACATGGGGCGAGGCGGGGGCGGGAGCGCGGGTAACGAAaccccagggcagctgggcaCAGCGGGGACAGCTGCTTTTGGGATTCCGTTGCCCGCGCCGGCGCCGAGGAGGGATGGGCACAGGGGCCACCACCACGCCACCCCGACCCGGGGGGCAGCTGGCAGGCCAAGGGGGGGAGAGGGTGACTTACCGCCAGGCACCAGGGCGGACGAGCTGCACGGGAGCCCGCAGCCGGGCTGGTTGTGGCTGGGGGTGCGAGCAGAGGCTGGGGTTGTGCCGCCGGCTCCCCCCGCGCCGTGGGCCGGGTGCCAAGGGGAGGGCGGCACGGCTGAGCCAAAAGGAAACTGCTTCGAACAAAGCCCCggtggggctggagcatctgGTGCCAGCCCAGCGGCCCCCACCGCGGCCTGGAAACCTGAGCCACCCCCGAGGGAGGGCACCCGCCCCAGCACCTGCGCCCGGTGGCGGCACCGCATGGCCCCCGCTGCTGCCAGCGCCTCCAGCCCACCCGCCAGCCCGGTGAGGCGGCCCACGGGCCTTCGCCATGGGGGAAGTGAAACCGTGTGGGGAACcccacctgctccagctggcGCTCGCCGAGGGGCACCCGGGACCCTGCCGCTGACCATCGACCGAGGGTGCCTGGCCACGGGGTGCCGGGGATCCCCGACGCCTCCCAGCCCACGCGGTGCGGCAGCGGGGAAGGTCCCGTCGCTGACACCGTGGAGCCCCTTGGTAGCCCCCGCGGTGCCGGGGCTCCGGCTGGCCCCAGGTGGGTGGCACGGGGGGACACACGtgggtccccagccccagggcacccCACCGCGCCCCCggtcccctgctgctgccagccccaccgcGTGTGGCCTGGGGCGAGGGGGGCGAGGACCCCGGCACCTGTCGGGGCGGGGAGGTGGCGGCGGGGGCTCAGCCCGGCCGGCAGCGGCCACCCCGCGGCGTGGCACACCGTGCCGGGGCCGGCAGGGCGGCCGGGGAGCCGTGCCgagcccggggcagccccgagCCACCGGCGGGGCCAGGCCGGGGCCGGGTGCGGAGCCGGGCGGGCGCCCCGCGGCTGCGGGACGGGagcgcagcccggccccggccccggccccggtcCCGCTCCCTCCCGacgcccggcccggccgcccgtGGGGTGGCGGGGCCCCGGGACCGGGAGCCGCCCGCTCCCCTCTCACCTCCGGCCCCGCAGCCTCCGGCGCAGCAGCCCGGGCCGGTCCGCGGCCCTCCCGGCGGCGGGGATCGGGGCACCCCGGGCGGGTCCCCCGCGCCGCCgaggcagggccggggcagctCGGCCCCCAGGGCCCCGcacccgccgctccccgccccgccgccgctttCGGTTTCGCTCCGGCGCCGGCCGCAGCCCGGCCAGGGCGCAACCAGGTCGGGGCGGGCCCGGGCGCGGAGGGAGGGTGTCGGTAGGTGTGAGCGCGTccctccctgcccgccccccgGCAGGAGGTGGGAGCACCGGGGggccccgggccggccccgctcccgcccccgGTGCTGCTGTCCCAGCCCCGCTCCGCGGCGGCGCCGCCGGCCACCAGGGGGCGCGGGCGAGGCCAGGGGCGGGGCGCTCTGCGCTTCCGGTGGCGGCGCGGCTATGGCGGTGGCGGCGCTGCGGCTGCTGGCGCCGGTGGTGCGGCGGGCTCCGGGCGGGTACGGGCACGGGCACGGGCGCCGGGGTCACGGCCGGCACCCTGCGGCTGGGCGGAGGGGATCGCTCTGTGGCCCAGGGGCGGTGGCCGTCGGGCTGCCGAGGGGGTAGCTGGGGGGTGCCCGTGGGGGTGCCCGTGGCTCGCTGTGCGGTGCCCGTGGGCCCCACGTGTCCGGCTCCCCGTCCCCGCAGGGTGCCGTGCCGCGCTCACCGCCTCACGCCGGCAGACGACGAGCTGTACCAGCGGACGCGGCTGACGGTGCTGGAGCCCGAGTCCCCCGGCACCATATTCATCGAGGGCTACAACAGCCGCGGCTTCACCATCAGCGGGGACCTGGTGGTGGGGCCCTGCGCCGTCCTGCCCCGCGCCATCCTCCAGTGGAACGTGAGtgcccggcggggcaggggctgcccggcCCCCCGCGCTGTGGGTGAGCGCCCGGGGGGGTCTGCCCCGCTCAGTGCCCTCCGCGTCCCTGCAGGTTGGCTCCTACCGGGACATCTCGCAGGAGAGTCTGTCGCTGTTCCGGCTGCTGGAGCCCCAGATAGGTACGTGGGGCAGCCgggccaggctgtgccccttGGGGCCAGCGGGGCGAGGCCCCAGACAcagcccccgccagccccgTGCTGCCATTTGGGGGGAAGGAGCTGCTCTGgcatcctcctgccctgcagcggGGCCGGagggggggctggaggggggcaGCAGGCCAGGCTTCCCCCCCATTTGGgctcctgggggggggggaggtggctgctggtccctgcagggggggCGGCTctggcccaggcagccccagcgcGGCCCTGCCCACCCACCCTTGCCTGCGGTGCTGGCCTGGTTGCAGAGATCCTGGTGCTGGGCACGGGCGACAGGGTGGAGCGGCTCCACCCCACCACGCTGAAGCAGATGCGGGAGTGCGGGATCGCTGTGGAGGTGCAGGACACGGTAAGGAGCAGTGTGCACGGGCAGCACCCGGAtgaaggggctgggggtggctgccgggaccccccccagggctctgcctgcctgggatgggcagggagcaggggaggtCGTGTGCCCAGCGGGGAAGGACAGCATCTCCCGGCCGAGGGCTGGGGCTTCActcccttttctgtttcacagccaAATGCGTGTGCAACCTTCAACTTCCTAACAAGTGAAAAGCGTGTGGTGGCTGCTGCGCTCATCCCTCCGCGGGGCACCTGTGTGGGGCTGTAGGTGCTGCCTGCCGCAGCCAGGGGATGAGCAGCAATTCCCTCACCTGCCTGAAGCCCCCGAGCATCACTGCTCCTCGTGGAGGAGCGCTTTGGATTAAGctttcagagctgctggctgggtggcCGCTCTGCACACGGGAGGATGCTGTGAAATGCGTGGGCTCGGCTCTGCCCGATGTCCCTGGCTTCTCGGCCTCCTTGCCCAGGccgggggctgtggggcacagCAGGAGGCATGAGCATTGCTGGCAGCGCCgcacccacagccctgctcttcTGCCGAGGTGGTGCCTGGTGCCTTGGCAGCAAGAAGCCGTGGCCCCGGGGCAGGGTGGAGGCTAGCGGGGTGAGCTGTGCACCCCCCGGCACATTTGGAGCTCCTCAAGGAAAATACATGTAAATCAGAAACACACAAAGCGATTGCGTGGTGGTTAACACACAGCAGCGCGAGGCTGTAACCCACCAGCAGTGAGTGAGCTTGCTGTGGGCAGCATGCGTTGGTGCCAGGGGCATcactggcacagccagcaccagcaaCTGGTGTGTCCCAGCTGGTGCTGGCCTGCCCCGGGCTTTCCTGTGGGTTCTcgtcctgctctgcagcaccagtGTCACTTGCGAAGCCTCGAGCTGCAAGTGGTCCCTGGGTGCTGCACCCTGTCTCCCTGCAGGCTCAGCTCAAGCAGGGGACACTGAGATGGTCACTGTCATGTCACCCCTACCTTGCACTGGTTTGTGGCCATGGATGCcgcccctggggctggggaagggtgtACGTGTACCTAATAGCAGGCTTGTGCCCCAAACCCTGCCACCTCTGTGTGCCCAAGGGGGGTGGGATGTGGCTGTAGTCCGCAGCCCTGGGTGAGGCCGTGGGGAAGCTTTGCTTGACAAGTTAGCTGCTTTAATGAATGTTTGACACAATTATGTTGTAATTTAAAGCTCTGGGTTTAGCATGTGTGGATCTAATTTGACATCGCCATGCTGcggagtgatttttttttcagtcaacaACATCGGTGACACAAAGTACTGACGGTAAGCACATGTTCTTTGGCAGAAGTGATGTTTGCACGTGCACACAACCGATACAGGTGTAAAATACCTTTGTCACCTGGTGTTGCAAGCACAGGTAACCTGGCCAAGCCAGGGAGGGCTGCACTGGTCAGGCATGGAGAGGTGCGAATTTTACAAGCCCCTGCCCTTCCAAGTTCGTTGTCCACATGCCTTCTGGCAAACAAACCGTCCATGACGCTCAGGCAAGTGATCTGTACCACACGCAGACCAGCCCCAGGGGGTGTGACTGCAGGGGGACGCTGGGAGCCATGGGGACAATAGGGGATGGcgaagggaaggagaaaggcagaTTGGGGAGGAcaaagcacaggaaaacagCTCCAAGGGCCTGGTGcatgagaagcagctgcagcacaaagcaTTTGCAGGGGCATGTGGGCAGGTATCTGGGTGGATGTGCACATACGTACACCTCTGTGCTTAATCATTGTAGCAGCGGGACCAGGCACAgggtcctgcagcagcctggcactAGCGAACAGCCCTGTAAaatccatttgctttcttccctggcagcctttgttttctgctctcGGGaagttgttgtgtttttttttttttttaaaacacccCACGCTGCATTATCCACTCAGCCCTGTCTCGGGGCTgtaccctcccccccccccccccccccagtgtcCCTTCTGGGGTCATCAGCTGCTCCCGAGAGGATGCAGgaagcaaaggagaaggaagcGGGACTCTGGGCTGACACCAACTACacatcttttcctgttttattgtAAAACACAGCCAGTGTGGCACCAGCCCAGGATCACTGCTCCTGGGCAGCAGGTGGGCCCTCTCGGGTGGTGATGAAGCAGCCAGGGGACACGGGGAGCTCCAGGCAGCCCACAGAGTAATGGCACTtctgcagcaagagcagctcCCACACGGGGTGGCGCAGGGCTGAGTGGCACAATGACAGACACAGACGGACCGCCTTCAGAAGAGGCGCTTCTCATACCTGCGAGGGGAGCAGCAAACCAGAGAGCCTTTTTACCGACCCGTATCACCCAGGGCGAGGGCCAAAGGCACAGTCAGAACAGCTCCTGAGCTGCCAGCCCTCAGTGGGGAAGAGCCCCGGCACGCAGGCAGCAAGTAGCTTGTCTGCTTGTCCCAGCTGCAAGAGGGGTGCTGGCCCAGGCCAGGTGACAGGCTGTCACTCAGCCCAGCTGCACAGTGGCAGGTGAAGCCAGCAGCACATCAAGCCACCCtcacagcagctgaggccacGCTTATCTCCCCCGGCACGACAGGGGCCCTGCCAGAAACACTTACGAGTGGAGGCCATGCACCCCTCCTTCCACCTGGGCAGACGTTGTCCTCTTCTCAAACTTCAGCTCTCCCGAGTACATCATGGCTCTGAGGTGAAAGGACACTCATCACAAGCCAGCCAGATTAAGGTAACCCCAACATTTCAAGCCCAGCCAGCTGAATACTCCACAAGAGACCATGCTCCTGCACGCCTGGGGCTAGCAAATCCATGACGCAGTGCCCACGGGAGACGAGGGAAGAGCACTACAGTGAGGTCAGGCCATGCAGAACACGCTGCAGCTTGGGCACAGCTtgcccagggaccccaaagGGCAGCACTGTGACCTAACCAGAACACAAGCGAGGGGAGGCACTCACCGGACTTGCGTCAGGCTCTTGGCACCAATATCCTGGCAGGAATGCTGGATCCCAGCAATCAGGTACGGAATGAACTTGTGGATAGAGCCCTTGTCCTGCACTGCGCCGGAGACCCCCTGGGCTACTTTGATTTTGTCTGTCTCACTGCACAGGAGCACAAATCAAGCAAGTTTATGAAGCAGAGAAGCCCCAAAAGCTTGATCGGCTGCCCCAAAGCACCATCTCTTACCTGAAATACCGGTTCTGGCTGCCCAGGTTCTTGTCCATGGCATCTAGCGAGCCCATGCCGCGGTATTTCTTCAACCTAATTCCATCCGAGAAGAAGTACTCACCTGGGGCCTCTGTGGTGGCGGCCAGGAGAGAGCCCATCATCACTAGCACAAGAGATCACCAAGAACAGCAtgtcagcagcaggaaggcttTGGCTGCAAACCCCTCAGGGtccctgggcacagcactgtgctggaCCCCCCGGCATCCCCAGCCACCTGCAGGGATACGCCCTCGTGCCCAGAATCCGCTGCCACACGGCAGCCCTCCCTGGGAGACTCCTacaggggcacagcctggccaCCCGACGCGCTGCTCACCTGTGGAGGCCCCGAGTGCGAGGGCCTTTGCAATGTGCCCAACCGTCTGGATCCCTCCGTCTGCGATCACGGGGACGCCAAATCTCCTGGCGTATTCAGACACCTTGTACACCGCCGTGGCCTGGGGGCGGCCGCACGCCAGCACTGCGGGCAGGGAGAGAGCAGAGAAAGGGTCAGCTCCCACGCAGCAGCGcgtcccctccccagcaggcCCTTTTAGGCTTCCGGCACACACATGCTTCAGCACTCAGGAACGCACAAATCCCTGGATGCTCCTTCCCTAGGCCGAGTTGCAAGAGAAGCAGATGCCCAGGAGGTGCCTGCTGGGACATCCTCACGGCCCTTGACTCCAAAAAGCTGTGGGTGACCTTGGGACTAGGGTCTTTGACCAAACGCCTGGGATTAGCCAAGACTTGCAGCTTGTCCTGGTGCACAGCAGAGGTGTGGGGAGCTTGGGAAGGAAGCGGAGCAGACCCCACAAGCCCCTCTCAAGAGCATCCCTGGCAACGTAGGCGCGTCCCACCGCTCACTCCCTCCTAGCGGTGCCAGACCCTTTCTCCATATCCCCAGCAGC contains:
- the NDUFAF3 gene encoding NADH dehydrogenase [ubiquinone] 1 alpha subcomplex assembly factor 3, which encodes MAVAALRLLAPVVRRAPGGVPCRAHRLTPADDELYQRTRLTVLEPESPGTIFIEGYNSRGFTISGDLVVGPCAVLPRAILQWNVGSYRDISQESLSLFRLLEPQIEILVLGTGDRVERLHPTTLKQMRECGIAVEVQDTPNACATFNFLTSEKRVVAAALIPPRGTCVGL